A stretch of the Serratia marcescens genome encodes the following:
- the rcsA gene encoding transcriptional regulator RcsA, protein MPTIIMDSCSYTRLGLTDYLTSHGVKKRHINAIEDIDSLHEKCSKLNPSLVFINEDCFIHEANATERIKRVISLHPDTLFFIFMAITNVHFDDYLYVRKNVIISSKSIKPETMNQLLSHYLERTSLRTEKSSLDQTPVTLSQTESNMLRMWMSGQGTIQISDQMQIKAKTVSSHKGNIKRKIKTHNKQIIYHVVRLTDTLTSGIFVNSR, encoded by the coding sequence ATGCCAACGATCATCATGGATTCATGTAGCTATACCAGATTGGGTTTAACCGACTATCTGACTTCGCATGGTGTGAAGAAACGCCATATTAATGCCATCGAGGACATTGACAGCCTGCACGAAAAATGCAGTAAGTTGAATCCCAGCCTGGTGTTTATTAACGAGGACTGCTTCATCCACGAAGCAAACGCCACCGAGCGAATAAAACGGGTGATTTCACTGCACCCGGATACGTTATTCTTCATCTTCATGGCCATTACCAACGTACATTTCGACGATTATTTATATGTTCGCAAGAACGTCATCATATCGTCAAAATCCATCAAACCAGAGACTATGAATCAGCTACTTAGTCACTATCTCGAGAGAACGTCCCTCCGAACGGAGAAATCTTCTCTGGATCAAACGCCGGTAACGCTGAGCCAGACTGAATCGAACATGTTACGCATGTGGATGTCCGGTCAAGGCACCATCCAGATATCAGACCAGATGCAAATAAAGGCCAAAACGGTCTCTTCCCACAAAGGAAACATCAAGCGGAAAATAAAAACGCACAACAAGCAGATCATTTACCACGTTGTTCGTTTGACCGATACCTTGACCAGTGGAATATTTGTCAATAGCCGTTGA
- the dsrB gene encoding protein DsrB, whose protein sequence is MQVNDRVTVKTDGGPRREGVILAVEVFNEGTMYLVSLDDYPAGVWFFNEIDSRDGTFVELCREHDGQ, encoded by the coding sequence ATGCAGGTTAACGATCGAGTGACGGTAAAAACAGACGGCGGCCCGCGGCGTGAAGGCGTCATTCTGGCCGTAGAGGTGTTCAACGAAGGCACCATGTATCTGGTTTCTCTTGACGACTATCCGGCGGGCGTATGGTTTTTTAATGAAATCGACAGCCGTGACGGCACGTTTGTGGAGCTCTGTCGCGAGCACGATGGGCAGTAA
- the cspE gene encoding transcription antiterminator/RNA stability regulator CspE yields MSNMIKGQVKWFNEAKGFGFITPADGSKDVFVHFSAIQDQGFKTLAEGQNVQFSIENGAKGPSAANVTAI; encoded by the coding sequence ATGTCTAACATGATCAAAGGTCAAGTGAAGTGGTTCAACGAAGCTAAAGGTTTTGGTTTCATCACCCCAGCAGACGGCAGCAAAGACGTATTCGTACACTTCTCTGCTATCCAGGATCAAGGCTTCAAGACCCTGGCTGAAGGCCAGAACGTACAGTTCTCTATCGAGAACGGTGCGAAAGGTCCATCTGCGGCTAACGTTACCGCTATCTAA
- a CDS encoding NAD(P)H-quinone oxidoreductase, which translates to MSTNAALPGTMKAIEISQPGAPEVLVVTERPVPVPQAGELLVKIAAAGVNRPDVLQRQGNYAPPPGASDIPGLEIAGEVVAIGEGVTHFAPGDRVCALIAGGGYAQYCTVHESNALPVPAGLSLTEAAALPETFFTVWVNVFQRGHLKAGETVLIHGGTSGIGTVATMLAKAFCAQVITTVGSEEKRQASLALGADVAINYRSEDFVARTKDATNGKGADVIVDLIAGDYVAKNYQAAAMEGRIVQIGTQNGVVKELNLMPLLLKRLTHTGSTLRSRSVADKAQIAAELREKVWPLLERGVLKPQIFKTFPLEQAAAAHTLMESSEHIGKIMLTF; encoded by the coding sequence ATGTCAACAAATGCAGCGCTGCCCGGTACGATGAAAGCGATTGAAATCAGCCAGCCGGGCGCCCCCGAAGTTCTGGTCGTTACCGAACGTCCGGTACCCGTACCACAGGCAGGCGAACTGCTGGTGAAAATCGCCGCCGCCGGCGTTAACCGCCCCGACGTGCTGCAGCGCCAGGGAAACTATGCGCCGCCGCCCGGCGCCTCGGATATCCCCGGCCTGGAAATCGCCGGCGAAGTGGTGGCTATCGGTGAAGGGGTGACCCACTTCGCGCCCGGCGATCGGGTTTGTGCCCTCATCGCCGGCGGTGGTTATGCGCAATACTGCACTGTGCATGAAAGCAATGCACTGCCGGTACCGGCAGGTCTGAGCCTGACCGAAGCCGCCGCGCTGCCGGAAACCTTCTTTACCGTCTGGGTCAACGTGTTCCAGCGCGGTCACCTCAAGGCCGGCGAGACCGTGTTGATCCATGGCGGCACCTCCGGTATCGGCACGGTCGCCACCATGCTGGCGAAGGCCTTCTGCGCCCAGGTGATCACCACCGTCGGATCCGAAGAGAAACGTCAGGCCAGCCTGGCGCTGGGCGCCGACGTGGCGATTAACTACCGCAGCGAAGACTTTGTCGCACGCACCAAAGACGCCACCAACGGCAAAGGTGCCGACGTGATCGTCGACCTGATCGCCGGCGATTATGTAGCCAAAAACTATCAGGCTGCGGCGATGGAAGGCCGCATCGTGCAAATCGGCACGCAAAACGGCGTGGTGAAAGAGCTCAATCTGATGCCGCTGCTGTTGAAACGCCTGACCCATACCGGTTCGACGCTACGTTCGCGCAGCGTGGCGGACAAAGCGCAGATTGCCGCCGAGCTGCGCGAGAAGGTTTGGCCGCTGCTGGAACGCGGCGTGCTGAAACCGCAAATTTTTAAAACCTTCCCGCTTGAGCAGGCCGCCGCCGCGCATACGCTGATGGAGTCCAGCGAGCACATCGGCAAGATCATGCTGACGTTCTGA
- a CDS encoding SDR family oxidoreductase, protein MNTKRQALVIGANGVIGRRLIEELTGQGWQVVGVSRRGGEPAPGVRHLQVDLLDAAATRDALRPLSAVSHVFYAAYQDAPDWAGLVAPNLQMLQHVVEGLEPTAPALEHISLMQGYKVYGAHLGPFKTPARESDAGHMPPEFNVAQQQYLAQRQAGKRWRWSAIRPSVVGGFSLGNPMNLALSIAVYASISKALGLPLRFPGKPGAYHSLLEMTDAGLLARATLWAATEPAAANQAFNINNGDLFRWSEMWPKIAAYFGLECAPPLPMPLESMMADKAPLWRELVQRHQLAEPDYRAVAGWRFADFVFSWDYDMFADGSKARRFGFHQFVETEAMLFSLFDEFRRRGIIP, encoded by the coding sequence ATGAATACAAAGCGACAGGCATTGGTGATCGGCGCCAATGGCGTGATTGGGCGCCGATTGATTGAGGAGCTGACCGGCCAGGGCTGGCAAGTGGTGGGCGTCTCGCGTCGGGGTGGGGAACCGGCACCGGGAGTGCGCCACCTTCAGGTTGATCTGCTGGATGCGGCGGCGACGCGCGACGCGCTGCGGCCGCTGAGCGCGGTGAGTCACGTTTTCTATGCCGCCTATCAGGATGCGCCGGACTGGGCGGGGCTGGTGGCGCCGAATCTGCAGATGTTGCAGCACGTCGTCGAGGGGCTGGAGCCGACCGCACCGGCGTTGGAGCACATCAGTTTGATGCAGGGCTATAAGGTGTATGGCGCACATTTGGGGCCGTTTAAAACGCCGGCGCGCGAAAGCGACGCCGGGCATATGCCACCGGAGTTTAACGTGGCGCAGCAGCAGTATCTGGCGCAGCGGCAGGCCGGCAAACGTTGGCGTTGGAGCGCCATTCGCCCGAGCGTGGTGGGAGGCTTCTCCCTTGGCAATCCGATGAACCTGGCGTTAAGTATCGCGGTTTATGCATCGATCAGTAAAGCGCTTGGGCTGCCGTTGCGTTTCCCCGGCAAGCCGGGCGCTTATCACAGCCTGCTGGAAATGACCGACGCCGGGCTGTTGGCGCGTGCCACGCTGTGGGCGGCGACCGAACCGGCGGCGGCCAATCAGGCGTTTAATATCAATAACGGCGATCTGTTTCGCTGGAGCGAGATGTGGCCGAAAATCGCCGCTTACTTTGGGCTGGAATGTGCACCGCCGCTGCCGATGCCGCTAGAGAGCATGATGGCGGACAAAGCGCCGCTGTGGCGGGAGCTGGTGCAACGGCACCAATTGGCCGAGCCGGACTATCGCGCGGTGGCCGGCTGGCGTTTCGCCGATTTCGTCTTTTCCTGGGACTATGACATGTTCGCGGACGGCAGCAAGGCGCGGCGCTTCGGTTTCCATCAGTTCGTCGAAACCGAAGCCATGCTTTTCTCGCTGTTCGATGAGTTCCGCCGTCGCGGCATCATCCCCTGA
- a CDS encoding LysR family transcriptional regulator produces the protein MDKLNAMKTFMRVAELGSLSAAARDLRLTQPAVSQQIAGLEQQLGAQLLFRSTRAVTLTDAGSGYYQRLKPILTAVDEAEDALHGLHHQLQGNLRIHAPTGFGQLHVTPLAIAFQQRHPNLVIELLLDDRRADVIGEGIDVALRFGELHAPGMVAKRLGELQRLLVASPAYLAKHGEPRSPAELAKHAHIRYSGLNDGDTLTLFGPHGLEVVALRPTFRANNTLSLLAAIEAGAGIGGAQRPLIAEQLATGALVPVLPEYRYPPMALHAVYPALRFIPEKVRAWVAHLQQALTAIEGISGVNAPGQTPGA, from the coding sequence ATGGATAAGCTGAACGCAATGAAAACCTTTATGCGGGTGGCGGAACTGGGCAGCCTGTCGGCCGCCGCTCGCGATCTGCGTTTGACGCAGCCGGCGGTCAGTCAGCAAATCGCCGGCCTGGAGCAGCAACTGGGGGCCCAACTGCTGTTTCGCAGCACACGGGCGGTCACCCTGACCGATGCCGGCAGCGGTTATTATCAGCGCCTCAAACCGATTCTGACGGCGGTCGACGAAGCGGAAGATGCACTGCACGGCCTGCACCACCAGTTGCAGGGCAATCTGCGCATTCACGCCCCGACCGGGTTCGGGCAGTTGCACGTCACACCGCTGGCCATCGCTTTCCAGCAACGTCATCCGAACCTCGTCATCGAGCTGCTGCTGGACGATCGGCGCGCCGACGTGATCGGCGAAGGCATCGACGTGGCGCTGCGCTTCGGTGAACTGCATGCGCCCGGCATGGTGGCGAAACGTTTGGGCGAGCTGCAACGCCTGCTGGTGGCGTCTCCGGCCTATCTGGCCAAGCATGGCGAGCCACGTTCGCCGGCGGAGCTGGCTAAACATGCGCACATTCGTTACAGCGGTTTGAACGACGGCGATACGCTTACCCTGTTCGGCCCACACGGCCTCGAGGTGGTGGCGCTGCGGCCCACGTTCCGCGCCAACAATACGCTATCGCTGCTGGCCGCCATTGAGGCTGGGGCCGGTATCGGCGGCGCTCAACGGCCTTTAATCGCCGAGCAGCTGGCGACGGGGGCGCTGGTGCCCGTCTTGCCGGAATACCGCTACCCGCCCATGGCGCTGCACGCGGTCTATCCCGCCTTACGATTTATTCCGGAGAAAGTGCGCGCCTGGGTGGCGCATCTGCAGCAGGCGTTGACGGCGATCGAGGGAATTAGCGGAGTGAATGCCCCCGGCCAGACGCCGGGAGCATGA
- a CDS encoding YidB family protein, producing MGLFDSVLGNILGGGANGKGIDYIAIMQWVEQQGGLQAILDKFRQGQFGDIVGSWLGNGENQPITGDHVQQALGSDAINQLAEKLGIDPAQASSTIAQFLPSVADAASPNGEVQQDSNELGDMVGKLFK from the coding sequence ATGGGTCTGTTCGATAGCGTATTGGGTAACATTCTGGGCGGCGGCGCCAATGGTAAAGGCATCGACTACATCGCCATTATGCAGTGGGTCGAGCAACAAGGCGGCCTGCAGGCCATTTTGGACAAATTCCGTCAGGGGCAGTTCGGTGATATCGTTGGTTCCTGGCTCGGCAATGGCGAAAATCAGCCGATTACCGGCGATCATGTGCAGCAGGCGTTGGGTAGCGACGCGATCAATCAACTGGCTGAAAAACTGGGCATCGATCCTGCGCAGGCGTCCAGCACCATTGCACAGTTCTTGCCATCGGTCGCGGATGCCGCCTCGCCAAACGGTGAAGTGCAGCAAGACAGCAACGAACTGGGCGACATGGTCGGTAAGCTGTTCAAATAA
- a CDS encoding GlsB/YeaQ/YmgE family stress response membrane protein, which translates to MGIISWIIFGLIAGILAKWIMPGKDGGGFIVTAILGIVGAVVGGYISTFFGMGRVDGFNLGSFVVAVIGALVVLFVYRKIKG; encoded by the coding sequence ATGGGCATCATTTCCTGGATCATTTTTGGTTTAATCGCCGGTATCTTGGCCAAGTGGATTATGCCGGGCAAAGACGGCGGCGGCTTTATTGTGACCGCTATATTGGGGATCGTGGGCGCCGTCGTCGGCGGCTATATCAGCACCTTCTTCGGTATGGGCCGCGTTGACGGTTTTAACCTGGGCAGCTTTGTGGTGGCGGTAATCGGTGCCCTGGTGGTGCTTTTTGTCTACAGGAAGATCAAAGGCTAA
- a CDS encoding glycine zipper domain-containing protein, with amino-acid sequence MSYENDDLNGVEQPSDYVKTTACEVSSGVKAALEQSCACLKDHPWAGIGAGAVVGLVIGFLLGKR; translated from the coding sequence ATGTCATATGAAAATGACGATCTAAACGGTGTTGAGCAACCGAGCGACTACGTGAAAACCACCGCCTGCGAAGTGAGCAGCGGTGTAAAAGCAGCGCTCGAGCAATCATGTGCCTGCCTCAAGGATCACCCTTGGGCGGGGATAGGCGCCGGTGCCGTCGTGGGCCTGGTAATAGGATTTCTGTTAGGCAAAAGGTAA
- a CDS encoding Kdo(2)-lipid IV(A) acyltransferase: protein MFSNQRFEREFLRPRYWLLWIGLGILYLLVLLPYPLIYRLGHGLGRIAMRLMKRRVKIARRNLALCFPAMPAAEREALIVKNFESVGMGLFEVGMAWFWPDWRIARWFKVSGMENMRLARQDGKGVLLIGLHFLTLELGARIFGMQNPGIGVHRPHNNRLMEWVQTRGRLRSNKFMIDRKDIKGMIRNLKQGEILWYAPDHDYGPQSSVFAPFFAVENAATTTGTVILARLGRPSIVPFVPRRLPNAQGYELIVQPPLTDFPLDDETRAAAKMNRVVEEQVLLAPDQYMWLHRRFKTRPPGEPSLY from the coding sequence ATGTTTTCTAACCAACGCTTTGAGCGCGAATTCTTGCGCCCTCGTTATTGGTTGCTCTGGATAGGGCTGGGAATACTCTATCTCTTGGTATTACTGCCTTACCCGCTCATTTATCGACTCGGACACGGCCTTGGCAGAATAGCCATGCGCCTGATGAAACGCCGGGTAAAAATAGCGCGCCGCAATTTAGCACTCTGCTTCCCCGCAATGCCCGCCGCCGAGCGCGAGGCGCTGATCGTCAAAAATTTTGAGTCCGTCGGCATGGGCCTGTTCGAAGTCGGCATGGCTTGGTTCTGGCCCGACTGGCGCATCGCCCGCTGGTTCAAAGTGAGCGGCATGGAAAACATGCGGCTGGCGCGCCAGGACGGCAAAGGCGTTCTGCTGATCGGTCTGCATTTCCTGACGCTGGAACTGGGCGCACGCATTTTCGGCATGCAAAACCCCGGCATCGGCGTGCATCGCCCGCACAACAACAGGCTGATGGAGTGGGTACAGACCCGCGGCCGGCTGCGCTCGAATAAATTCATGATCGATCGTAAAGATATCAAAGGCATGATCCGCAACCTGAAACAGGGCGAAATCCTGTGGTACGCGCCGGATCACGATTATGGGCCGCAAAGCAGCGTGTTCGCACCGTTCTTCGCGGTGGAAAACGCTGCCACGACCACCGGTACCGTTATCCTGGCGCGCCTGGGGCGGCCGTCGATCGTGCCTTTCGTGCCGCGCCGCCTGCCAAATGCGCAGGGCTATGAGCTGATCGTGCAGCCGCCGCTGACGGACTTCCCGCTGGATGATGAAACGCGCGCGGCGGCCAAGATGAACCGCGTGGTGGAAGAACAGGTGCTGCTGGCCCCCGACCAATATATGTGGCTGCACCGCCGCTTTAAAACCCGCCCACCCGGCGAACCTTCGCTGTATTAA
- the yjdN gene encoding VOC family metalloprotein YjdN, which produces MLVQPYLFFSGNCEQAINFYVQQLNAKIEMVMRYKDMPEEARQGGPQDANPEAIMHARLLIGDGVLMASDGCPQDDSGGASHKGFSLSLNPSDAEQGRRLFDNLAQGGQVTMPYQATFWAKGFGMLTDKFGVNWMINVE; this is translated from the coding sequence ATGCTGGTACAACCCTATCTGTTTTTCAGCGGTAACTGTGAGCAAGCGATTAACTTCTACGTACAGCAGTTGAATGCCAAAATTGAAATGGTCATGCGTTATAAAGACATGCCCGAAGAGGCCCGGCAAGGCGGGCCGCAGGACGCCAATCCGGAAGCGATCATGCATGCGCGCCTGCTGATCGGCGACGGCGTACTAATGGCCTCCGACGGCTGTCCGCAAGATGACAGCGGCGGCGCTTCTCACAAAGGTTTCTCGCTGTCGCTGAACCCCAGCGATGCGGAACAAGGACGCAGACTGTTCGACAATCTGGCGCAGGGCGGCCAGGTAACGATGCCGTACCAAGCTACCTTCTGGGCCAAAGGCTTTGGCATGCTGACCGACAAATTCGGCGTCAACTGGATGATCAACGTGGAATAA